TTTGGAGTGACTATTCAGTGCCCAGCCCATGGGGCATAGCAAGTGGCTGTCGAAACACCCTCCTCACCACGACACTCCTCCTCGCCGCACATTTGTGTTTGGCACATCCGCCTACCATACCAAGGGGCATTCGATAATTTTTCCTTCAGTTGCTATTCTTCTCCCCCTCCCACGTTCTctattctctccctctctctcccccacaattttaaataattaaaaaataattaaaatttagtaGAAAATTAAGGACGGGTGTCTGGAGTCTTCGTGAGATTTCCATACATTTGTATGAATGGTCCAGGACAGCGTCAATAACGTGTTAAACGGGCGGTGCCCGGTGGGGTGCCACAATTCGGTGCCTTACAAGACCCGCCTAATTTCTCACCTAACCAGTTGTCTCTCTCACATTTACAATGTGGGCCCTAGTTCAGTAATATTGCCGttggttgtgttttttttctgtGTTAGTATATATTAAGGGAAGGTGCATTGGTTCGTCCAAATTAAAATGTAGGAGGAGTATATTCCGTTATTCCACTTTTATAGGAAAGCCGATCGAGATGACGGTAGTAGTATTATTTTCCAGAAGCCATCTGGTGTCCATATTGGGGACTTCCTTCACAATCGCAGCCATTCTCTTCTCGCTTCCGCGCGAGTACAAAGAAGacgaaagaggaggaggaacaGTTTCCCCTGTTCCTACCGTTGTCTTCAACACCCTCCCTCCTTCTACCTTCCACCTCTTCgtactctctctcatctttgcCTTCACCTTTTCTCTCTCCGCCCTCCTGATCCatgactcctcctcctccgatCATAACACTGCTACGAACAAAAGTGGTTGTAATCATTCCCGGCATGAGCATCTTGTGATGAAGCTGTTCGGTTGCTCCTCCCTGGCTTCTATCGCCTCCGCTCTCGCTATTCTCTTTCGGGCCTTGTTATTGAGTCTATTGACCGCCAAGGCCGGCCCCGATGTTTGAGTTGCCTAAGCCCGACTCCAAGCTTTGTTGTCCACATattattaagttttttttttttgaacggccaCATATTattaagtttaaaaaataaaaaggcctGTAAGTCAAAGCGTgaattatattaaaaaaataaaatcaaaatataactCCGATTATATTGCTTTACGATTACCATGACCCAATTCATACTTCTCCTTGCATTTCTTAAAGCAAAttctttgatttttgtgtttggataagtttttgagaaattttgtagggttatgagtggagagataaatGAGAGCAATGATTAGAAGTAGATGTAATGATTgtagagaaatagagagagaaacaagaataataattgaagatagaggtgagtaatgattggaagtagggatgatgagtattttttgagttaagaatttattttttcaaaaagcaatccaaacaaagcatttcaTCGTACTTTTTCATGCACTCATTTTTAATTGAGATCATAGGCAATCCACTTAATCTCTCGCGTGCCATGATTGTCCAAAGTTAAGTTTTTATTGACTTCAACTAAGAAAAACTCCTCTCCACCGAAGCAACTGTAACCGAAATATTCAACTATAGTGATAAACAACCACATACCATTTTGGAAACTACAATCTTCCCAATAAAACCTTATAATCGCACAATTGAGAAACACATTTGATTAATTAAA
The sequence above is drawn from the Rhododendron vialii isolate Sample 1 chromosome 6a, ASM3025357v1 genome and encodes:
- the LOC131331457 gene encoding uncharacterized protein LOC131331457 produces the protein MTVVVLFSRSHLVSILGTSFTIAAILFSLPREYKEDERGGGTVSPVPTVVFNTLPPSTFHLFVLSLIFAFTFSLSALLIHDSSSSDHNTATNKSGCNHSRHEHLVMKLFGCSSLASIASALAILFRALLLTTTSSPPPPLR